In Amia ocellicauda isolate fAmiCal2 chromosome 7, fAmiCal2.hap1, whole genome shotgun sequence, one genomic interval encodes:
- the slc26a10 gene encoding solute carrier family 26 member 10, protein MSASVVVYRSLFTEDRFRQSFGAEEQRPPPPPLRERVARRVRCSRAACQRLLQERVPICGWLPRYRLKKWILGDMVAGMTVGILHIPQGMAFALLTSVAPIYGLYTSFFPVILYMIFGTGRHVSTGTFAVVSLMTGSVVEQLVPRPVDLNSTSPEAAEIEARRIGVASAVALLSGLMMVCMFMLQLGFLSTYLSEPIVKAFTSAAAFHVTVSQLQSMLGLRLPRHTGPFSLFKTLASVFEGLPMTNLAELLISLVCLSLLVPVKEINTRFRHRLRTPIPAEILTVIIATGVAYAASLDSRYGIQIVGHIPAGFPRPQVPALDSLPDVAGDTVAITFVGYAVSVSLAMIYADKHGYSIRPNQELLAHGISNTVSSFFTCFPSSATLATTNILESAGGYTQLSGLFTSVVVLIVLLLIGPLFYFLPKAVLACINVTSLRQMFLQFQDLPDLWRVSKIDFVVWLVTWLSVVILNVDLGLAIGVVFSMMTVICRTQRAACSVLGRASNTEIYRPMENHSKCYEVPGVKIVCYNGPIYYGNRSFFREAMGRLLGLTPERIRRREKARKAQEKREKNTIATVEQGVANTSFSSENELFKSEAAEGEVQAVLIDCSRVIFVDVAGARLFIQMCLECQKSGFRIYLATCNESVLKILTSSGLMSYMSPQHIFVTVHDAVLHIQQQKEKSPEKTTTVWV, encoded by the exons ATGAGCGCCTCGGTGGTCGTCTACCGGAGCCTCTTCACCGAGGACCGGTTCCGCCAGTCGTTCGGCGCCGAGGAGCAGCGCCCCCCGCCGCCCCCGCTGCGCGAGAGGGTCGCCCGGCGCGTGAGGTGCTCGCGAGCCGCGTGCCAGCGGCTGCTGCAGGAGCGGGTGCCCATCTGCGGCTGGTTGCCAAGGTACCGGCTGAAGAAATGGATTTTGGGAGATATGGTGGCTGGCATGACCGTTGGCATTTTGCACATACCACAAG GAATGGCCTTCGCTCTGCTGACGTCTGTGGCTCCCATCTACGGCCTGTACACCTCCTTCTTCCCAGTAATCCTGTACATGATCTTTGGCACCGGGAGGCACGTCTCCACAG GTACCTTTGCTGTCGTGAGCCTGATGACTGGCTCGGTGGTGGAGCAGCTGGTTCCCAGGCCTGTGGACTTGAACAGCACCAGCCCGGAGGCGGCTGAGATCGAGGCCAGGAGGATCGGCGTGGCGTCTGCTGTGGCCCTACTCTCCGGGCTCATGATG GTGTGCATGTTCATGCTGCAGCTGGGCTTCCTGTCCACCTACCTGTCGGAGCCCATCGTCAAGGCCTTCACCAGCGCCGCCGCCTTCCATGTCACTGTCTCGCAGCTGCAGAGCATGCTGGGACTGCGGCTACCTCGCCACACTGGGCCCTTCTCTCTGTTCAAG ACTCTGGCGTCGGTGTTTGAGGGGCTGCCAATGACCAACCTGGCTGAGCTGTTGATCTCCCTGGTGTGTCTGTCCCTCCTGGTCCCCGTGAAGGAGATCAACACTCGCTTCCGCCACCGGCTGCGGACGCCCATCCCCGCAGAGATTCTCACT GTGATCATTGCCACCGGAGTGGCCTACGCCGCCTCCCTGGACTCCAGATATGGGATTCAGATCGTGGGGCACATCCCTGCAGG GTTCCCTCGCCCACAGGTGCCCGCTCTGGACTCTTTGCCCGACGTAGCCGGAGACACCGTGGCCATCACCTTCGTGGGCTACGCCGTGTCCGTCTCACTGGCCATGATCTACGCGGACAAGCACGGCTACTCCATCCGTCCCAATCAG GAGCTGCTGGCTCATGGTATCTCCAACACTGTGTCCTCCTTCTTCACCTGCTTCCCCAGCTCAGCCACCCTGGCCACTACAAACATCCTGGAGAGCGCGGGGGGGTACACACAG CTGTCCGGGCTGTTCACCAGTGTCGTGGTCCTGATTGTGTTGCTGTTGATCGGGCCCCTCTTCTACTTTTTACCCAAG GCAGTGCTAGCCTGTATAAATGTCACTAGTTTACGCCAGATGTTCCTGCAGTTCCAGGACCTGCCGGACCTCTGGAGGGTCAGCAAGATTGACTTT GTGGTGTGGCTGGTCACCTGGCTGTCTGTGGTCATTCTCAATGTGGACCTGGGACTGGCCATCGGGGTGGTCTTCTCCATGATGACGGTCATCTGTCGCACGCAAAG GGCTGCCTGTTCTGTTCTGGGTCGGGCCTCCAACACTGAGATATACAGGCCGATGGAGAATCACAGTAAG TGCTATGAAGTCCCGGGAGTGAAGATCGTGTGCTACAACGGGCCGATTTACTACGGGAACCGCAGCTTCTTCCGGGAGGCGATGGGCCGGCTGCTGGGCCTGACGCCCGAGCGGATCCGCCGCAGAGAGAAGGCCAGGAAAGCCcaggaaaaaagagagaaaaacaccatTGCCACCGTG GAGCAGGGAGTGGCGAACACGTCTTTCTCCTCGGAAAACGAACTCTTCAAATCAG AAGCTGCCGAAGGCGAGGTCCAAGCTGTACTAATCGACTGCAGCAGAGTCATCTTTGTGGATGTGGCCGGTGCCCGACTTTTCATCCAG ATGTGCTTAGAGTGCCAGAAGTCAGGCTTCCGGATCTATCTGGCCACTTGCAATG AGAGTGTGCTGAAGATCCTGACATCCAGTGGCCTGATGAGCTACATGAGCCCCCAGCACATCTTTGTGACCGTCCACGACGCCGTGCTCCACATCCAGCAGCAGAAG GAGAAATCCCCCGAGAAGACTACCACTGTCTGGGTTTGA